gacagctcagagccgagagcctgcttcagattctgtgtctccctctctctctgcccctccctgctcatgctctgtctctctctctctctctcaaaaataaataaacatgaaaaaaaaaagccacacatgCTCAGTCCAAACTTCCAGTATAAATGGTCTTCTACTTCCACAATACTCAACCATGTAATCAACCATGTAAGTCTTGGCTGGCTGCTGTCCCTGtgcctgtccctgtccctgtctctcctccccattCTATTCctgtagcctgggtggctcagttggttgagcatctgactttggctcaggtcatgattttgcggttcctgagttcaaccccgcatcgggctctgtgctgacatcttggagcctggagcctgcttcagattctgtgtctccctcactctctgacccttcccctcttgagctctgtctctgtctttctctctgtctctcaaaaataaataaatattttaaaaaaataagaaatcagacAGATTTATTAGCTTTATActcatcatttattatttatatgatgCTGagcatattatttaacttttttattaagGTAAGATTCACATCACATAAAATTCTCCATCTCAGCCATTTACAGTGTGTCATTTAGTGACTTTTAGTGCATTTACAATGTTGTGCAAGcatcaccaccatctaattccagaacatttttatcaccctgaACAGAAACCACGTTCTCACTAAGAAGTTACTCTTTATTTCACCTTCCCTCAGTCACCTCGCCACTACTAActgactttctgtctctatggatttggcTATTCTGGACTTTtgacataaatggaatcatatgatacaGAAGTAGTCTTCTGTGTCCAGCTACTTTCACTttgcatagtgttttcaaggttcatctgtgttataTTATGTATCacaacttcattcctttttatgactgacaAAGGTCCCATTGTTCAGAttgaatgtatttgttttatccattcatcagttgatatgCATTTGATatgagttgtttccattttgggggctaatgtaaataatgccactataacatttatttacaagTTTTGGGTTGAacatctgttttcaattctttttggtTTATACCGAAGAGTAGGAATGGGTCGTTTGATAATtctacatttatctttttgaggaactgccaatcTCTATTCTAcagaggctgcaccattttacattctcactagcAATGCATTAGGGTTCCAATTTTtacgcatcctcaccaacatatgttatttctcatttttaagaaattacagTCATCCTGGTGGGTGTGAAATAGAACAATAAGAAGggattgaaaaattatttcctggggcgcctgggtggcgcagtcggttaagcgtccgacttcagccaggtcacgatctcgcggtccgtgagttcgagccccgcgtcaggctctgggctgatggctcagagcctggagcctgtttccgattctgtgtctccctctctctctgcccctcccccgttcatgctctgtctctctctgtcccaaaaataaataaacgttgaaaaaaaatttaaaaaaaaaaaaagaaaaattatttcctttcactCCCTTTCCTACCCAAGTTCAAGCTCAGCTTCAGATTCCAGAGGAAATAGTATGTGTGAAAGTCCAGAAGGAAGGAGAATAGAGTTTGAAAAAGCATAAGACACACAGGGTGATTATAGCATGAGGCGGATGtaaggaggaaaggggagaggaaaggggagaggaaaggggagaggtggTCAGCGAACACCATGCAAAAACTGGTTAGCACCAACAATGCTGTAAAAGGCTTTGAAGATATATTAGGGCATCTGAGTTTTCTTCCAAGAAAAATGGGCaacctgaatgatttttttttgagagagagagagaaagcgtgcacatgcacactaGAACATGGGTGGAAGGGGGcgtgaagggagaaagagagagagaaggagagagagagaatcccaagcaggctctgtgctgacatggaccttgatctgtgagatcatgacctgagccaaaaccaagagttggttgcttaacccaATGAGTTACCCAGGTGTCCCGTGAATCATTTTTAACTAGAGGATTGACATAATCTAATTGGGGTTTAGTAAGAACATTCTAGTTTCTGAGTAAAAAATGGATGGGAAAGAGAATAATTTGTAGTTAGCAAATTCCAAATGGGGCTGTTGAAAAGATTcaggacacacacagagaaagaggtaATCATATTTTAATGTGAAACATGTGAGTGAATTTAAAGGATATTCAGAAGACATAATCAATAAGTGAATTTTGGTTCATGTTTATTGTGAAGTTTCAGTTGGATAACGAGGAGGAGCTACCAAATACAGAGTTGGCTATGTGGGATAGAGAAAGAATTGGGAGTAGAGCTTTAGATGTGGGAATTTTCAGCATGCAGATGGTTATTGAATTTATGAGCTTACTGAGTGGTAAACAACCTATGAATAAagtactattttttcttttctttccttttcaaaatgtatttaaagaggACATTGAAACAGGATAAAAGGACCAAAGGAAGTGTAAACCTATCTTGCATTTATGTTTTTGATCATAGAAAATTAGGATACTTCCATCTGATGTCTGCCATTTTCTAGGGACTTGAAAAATCCTTACCTTTCTTACTGTAATTCTACCAATGATTTTCTCCAACAGAATTAAGGTCTTGAAATTCATGGGAATTGAATCCATATTGGAGGGCTTCCTGCTACTGATTTACACAAGAAATTCTATTAAATCAATACGATTACTTGACTTTCATAATTTTTCCTCCCCATGTTCTCAGCCAGGGGTCACTTCATCCCTTTAGGAAAGAGTAGGAGGATGACCTTGTCCCTGATCTGCTTGGTTTTTACACCATAAATGATGGGATTGAGTGCAGGAGGGATTGCCACATAGAGGTTGGCAAATATGATGTGAAAGGTGCGAGAGATATTGTGTCCGAAGCGATGAGTGAGGACAGAGAATATGGCTGGTGTGTAGAATATGAGAATGACACAGACATGGGAACCGCAGGTGCTGAGGGCTTTCTGGCGGGCATCTCTGGATGGAagatggaaaacagcatgaaggaTGAGAGCATAGGAAATACCAATGAGGACCAGGTCTGAGATAATAGTCATCACAGGCACAGCAAAACCATACCAGATGTTGATGGAGATGTCAGCACAGGCGAGTCGGGCAACCCCTATATGTTCACAGTATGTGTGAGGGATGATACGTGACTTGCAGAAGGGCAAACGCTTCACCAGGAAAACAACAGGCAAAATGACACCAAAGCTCCGACCCACAATGCCCACCATGATCTTGACAATTGTCCTTGGTGTCAAAACACTTGTGTATCTCAAAGGGCAGCAAATGGCCATGTAACGGTCAAATGCCATGCCCAACAAAATGGCGGAGTCCAGAAAAAAGCTGAAGTGAAGAAAGAACAACTGGGTAAGGCAACCAGGAAAAGTGATTTTCTGAGCTTTCAACCAGAATATGCCAAGTGTTTTGGGGACACACGTGGTGCATAATACGAGGTCTGCAGAGGCCaacatggagagaaagaagaacatgGGTTCGTGGAGGCTGTGGTCCACAGTGATGAGGTAAAGAAGGATGCCATTACCAGCAAGGGCCACCAGATAGATAGTGAAGAAAGGAATCCCAA
This genomic stretch from Lynx canadensis isolate LIC74 chromosome D1, mLynCan4.pri.v2, whole genome shotgun sequence harbors:
- the LOC115525591 gene encoding olfactory receptor 52H1-like translates to MATLNLTSFNPGSFILVGIPGLEQFHIWIGIPFFTIYLVALAGNGILLYLITVDHSLHEPMFFFLSMLASADLVLCTTCVPKTLGIFWLKAQKITFPGCLTQLFFLHFSFFLDSAILLGMAFDRYMAICCPLRYTSVLTPRTIVKIMVGIVGRSFGVILPVVFLVKRLPFCKSRIIPHTYCEHIGVARLACADISINIWYGFAVPVMTIISDLVLIGISYALILHAVFHLPSRDARQKALSTCGSHVCVILIFYTPAIFSVLTHRFGHNISRTFHIIFANLYVAIPPALNPIIYGVKTKQIRDKVILLLFPKGMK